Proteins found in one Nitratiruptor sp. SB155-2 genomic segment:
- a CDS encoding DUF302 domain-containing protein encodes MKKIVILLSFIVALFANDHIILFATKAKVTPAHIEEVFQKAGYSIQQNRDMNGPYKKQFKQTDFDIYTLMTVYYPKIAMDTVVQYPDSGIFAPYSIVIYKKKGEERTYAGVLSAKAKAHILGTNELDSYFKKLEKLDVETLKKALPGATRVTLNYQPQQVKEKLLTKYSFEVDDEEALDTKDELEMMIEDGLKPIGFVMANFNDFNYDLKEAKINDFIFYDTYSLCKLKVIYNISKVRPEAGVFAPCTMAVYQKRGTNTMHIVFPNIYNWIATLNIKDPKLIKILEKAQKDMISVIENALP; translated from the coding sequence ATGAAAAAGATTGTGATACTACTTAGTTTTATTGTTGCGCTTTTTGCAAATGATCATATCATATTGTTTGCTACAAAGGCAAAAGTGACACCTGCGCACATAGAAGAGGTGTTTCAAAAAGCGGGTTACTCTATACAGCAAAATAGAGATATGAATGGTCCATATAAAAAACAGTTTAAACAGACAGATTTCGATATCTATACCTTGATGACTGTCTATTATCCGAAAATTGCAATGGACACAGTGGTACAATATCCAGATAGCGGGATTTTTGCACCCTATAGCATTGTTATTTATAAAAAGAAGGGTGAAGAAAGAACCTATGCGGGCGTACTGAGTGCGAAAGCAAAAGCACATATTTTGGGTACCAATGAACTGGACAGTTATTTTAAGAAGCTTGAAAAATTGGATGTTGAAACACTGAAAAAAGCGCTTCCCGGAGCAACAAGGGTCACTTTAAATTATCAGCCGCAGCAAGTGAAAGAAAAACTTCTTACGAAATACAGCTTCGAAGTAGATGATGAAGAAGCTTTGGATACAAAAGATGAACTTGAGATGATGATAGAAGATGGCTTGAAACCCATCGGGTTTGTTATGGCGAATTTCAACGATTTCAATTACGACCTCAAAGAGGCAAAAATCAACGATTTTATCTTTTATGATACCTATTCTCTTTGTAAATTGAAAGTGATCTACAATATTTCAAAAGTACGTCCGGAAGCAGGGGTTTTTGCGCCGTGTACAATGGCTGTGTATCAAAAAAGAGGAACGAATACAATGCATATAGTTTTTCCAAATATCTATAACTGGATTGCTACACTCAATATTAAAGATCCAAAACTGATCAAGATATTGGAAAAAGCGCAAAAGGATATGATCAGTGTGATCGAAAACGCCTTGCCTTAA
- a CDS encoding Mrp/NBP35 family ATP-binding protein — MEKNILELLKNVQYPGLSKNIVELRTVDSIKEENGKLKIVLNMANQEAFPIIEGAIKDLLKDKNVEVALKAQPKKSINYGSTAKPNNRAPYAKNVIAVTSGKGGVGKSTVSTNLSIALAQKGYKVGLLDADVYGPDIPRMVGVEHEKLRWDDNDKIIPSQNFGIKIMSVGLTTPSPDTPLVWRSSVAVSALIQFLEDVDWGELDFLVIDMPPGTGDIQLTMAQELPITAGVLVTTPQMVAADDVSRAIMMFKDIGVHIGGLIENMSYFIAPDTGKRYDIFGADGGKALSIQYDVPLLGQIPLEMQIRSLSDEGMPPVAMGEARHKKYYQEIVDNLLQTTKFNLAS; from the coding sequence ATGGAGAAAAATATTTTAGAGCTTTTAAAAAATGTACAGTATCCGGGTCTGAGTAAAAATATCGTCGAACTTCGAACAGTTGATTCTATAAAAGAAGAAAACGGGAAGCTCAAAATCGTACTTAATATGGCCAACCAAGAGGCTTTTCCTATCATTGAAGGTGCTATCAAAGACCTTTTGAAAGATAAAAATGTAGAAGTTGCACTCAAAGCCCAGCCAAAAAAATCGATCAATTACGGCTCAACTGCAAAACCAAACAACCGAGCACCCTATGCAAAAAATGTCATTGCCGTCACCAGTGGCAAGGGGGGTGTTGGAAAAAGTACCGTTAGCACCAATCTTTCCATCGCATTAGCACAAAAAGGATATAAAGTTGGACTACTGGATGCAGATGTATATGGTCCCGACATTCCCCGGATGGTAGGAGTCGAGCATGAAAAGCTTCGCTGGGACGATAATGACAAGATAATACCAAGCCAAAATTTTGGCATCAAAATCATGAGTGTCGGCCTGACCACACCATCTCCTGATACGCCGCTTGTATGGAGAAGTAGCGTGGCTGTGAGTGCACTCATTCAGTTTTTAGAAGATGTCGACTGGGGGGAACTGGACTTTTTGGTTATCGATATGCCACCAGGCACCGGTGATATCCAGCTTACCATGGCACAGGAATTGCCAATTACTGCCGGAGTTCTTGTTACAACGCCACAAATGGTTGCAGCCGACGATGTCAGCAGAGCCATTATGATGTTCAAAGATATTGGTGTGCATATTGGTGGACTGATTGAAAATATGAGCTATTTTATCGCCCCTGATACCGGCAAACGATACGATATTTTTGGTGCTGACGGCGGGAAAGCGCTTAGCATCCAGTATGATGTGCCACTTCTTGGGCAGATTCCTTTGGAGATGCAGATTCGCTCTCTAAGCGATGAAGGAATGCCTCCTGTAGCTATGGGAGAAGCAAGACATAAAAAATATTATCAAGAGATAGTAGACAATCTTTTACAAACCACGAAATTCAACCTTGCCTCTTAA
- the soxA gene encoding sulfur oxidation c-type cytochrome SoxA, translating to MKRLLSFALSLALASSMAIADEKLSMTEADRALYQEMLENNPADIFVEEGAEILEELGGEEALAKFLGVSEDELPKYIAGFPRYIDKIGMVVSIDQMLQAFMYDQGKKPYKLKSALMDSLQAYVKSIANGEKINIDVNANEHMKKAYKLGKQMFELRRGKRGLSCYSCHSPDVVGLRLRMQILPDLGAPKVKAAATWPAYRMTKGKMFTLQKRFQQCMKNALLAKIPLGSPQMVALEVYVTSMAKGEEIHIPGLKR from the coding sequence ATGAAGAGATTACTATCCTTTGCCCTCTCACTTGCTTTGGCCTCTTCAATGGCCATTGCAGATGAGAAACTGAGTATGACAGAAGCTGATCGCGCCCTTTATCAAGAGATGCTGGAAAACAATCCAGCCGATATTTTCGTGGAAGAGGGTGCAGAAATTTTGGAAGAACTTGGTGGAGAAGAAGCACTTGCGAAGTTTTTGGGTGTGAGTGAAGATGAGCTTCCTAAGTATATCGCCGGATTTCCAAGATATATCGACAAGATAGGGATGGTCGTAAGCATTGATCAAATGCTGCAAGCATTTATGTATGACCAGGGCAAAAAGCCATATAAGCTCAAATCTGCATTGATGGATTCATTGCAGGCCTATGTAAAGTCGATAGCTAATGGCGAGAAGATCAATATCGATGTAAATGCCAATGAGCATATGAAAAAAGCCTATAAACTGGGCAAGCAGATGTTTGAACTCAGACGAGGTAAAAGAGGACTTTCATGCTATAGCTGTCATAGTCCAGATGTTGTAGGTTTGCGTCTTAGAATGCAGATCCTTCCTGATCTTGGCGCACCAAAAGTGAAAGCTGCTGCCACATGGCCAGCATACAGAATGACAAAAGGCAAGATGTTTACATTGCAAAAGAGATTTCAGCAGTGTATGAAAAATGCTCTTTTGGCCAAAATCCCTTTAGGAAGCCCGCAGATGGTGGCACTAGAAGTGTACGTAACCAGTATGGCTAAGGGAGAAGAGATCCATATTCCAGGGTTAAAAAGGTAG
- the soxZ gene encoding thiosulfate oxidation carrier complex protein SoxZ produces the protein MAKRKSIIKIKPRKYKVGDIVKVDFIVIHPMETGMRKDKKTGKIKPLHYINEVKFYFNDELFTTILPWETVSTNPYFSINMKVTGPGKIKVVYKDNLGEVHEKSKKVKPKG, from the coding sequence ATGGCGAAAAGAAAATCAATTATTAAAATCAAACCTAGAAAATATAAAGTTGGTGATATTGTAAAAGTTGATTTTATCGTGATCCATCCAATGGAAACAGGGATGAGAAAAGATAAAAAAACAGGAAAAATCAAACCTTTGCACTACATCAATGAGGTGAAGTTCTACTTCAATGATGAGCTATTCACGACAATTTTACCGTGGGAGACTGTTTCGACAAATCCGTACTTTTCGATCAATATGAAAGTAACGGGTCCTGGAAAAATCAAAGTGGTGTACAAGGACAATCTTGGTGAAGTACATGAAAAGAGTAAAAAAGTAAAGCCGAAAGGATAA
- a CDS encoding sulfurtransferase has product MKRLLQAILMLALVAGASFAKEQLTISAKEAYKLIGKPGVMFVSGDSETAFENGHIKGSVDMYAHHLHHSDIMGRMHCAPLFMCPKDAEHYIGAHGIDNNTVVIAYDNYRGPNATGVLAFFKSFGHKKVYVLDGGVEQIKALDPNQKKYDKLKAESRKIKKAYKKAKKAGNMAEYKKLKAEYKAIKKKMKKLAKKLIIQRGVKKVDLGNGHYAYLCPEKERKIKPKHYKIDPKKVDLSWVAGKNEVYHAVLDRLKNGDKSKYVIIDTRSMIEIIGERKMDNVARGGHIPTAKFIEWKNITDFKRKLSFRDKKELEKLFKKMGVTKDKTIYAYCQVGTGRGSDIITALKLLGYPNAKVYSGSWDEWGNDMNLPIRR; this is encoded by the coding sequence ATGAAGAGGTTGTTGCAAGCCATCTTGATGTTGGCTTTAGTTGCTGGTGCTTCTTTTGCTAAAGAGCAGTTGACAATCAGTGCAAAAGAGGCGTACAAGCTTATAGGCAAACCAGGAGTCATGTTTGTGAGTGGTGACAGTGAAACGGCCTTTGAGAATGGTCATATCAAGGGTTCGGTAGATATGTATGCACACCATTTGCACCACTCCGATATTATGGGAAGAATGCATTGTGCTCCGCTGTTTATGTGTCCAAAAGATGCTGAACACTATATCGGTGCACATGGAATTGACAACAACACAGTTGTCATAGCATACGATAACTATAGAGGTCCAAATGCAACAGGTGTATTGGCGTTTTTCAAAAGCTTTGGGCACAAGAAAGTGTATGTTCTTGATGGCGGTGTTGAACAGATCAAAGCGTTGGATCCAAATCAAAAAAAATATGACAAGCTGAAAGCGGAATCAAGAAAGATCAAAAAAGCGTACAAAAAGGCCAAAAAAGCCGGAAATATGGCTGAATACAAAAAATTGAAAGCCGAGTACAAAGCTATCAAAAAGAAAATGAAAAAACTCGCAAAAAAACTTATTATCCAAAGAGGTGTGAAAAAAGTTGACTTAGGAAACGGTCACTATGCATACCTTTGTCCAGAAAAAGAGAGAAAAATCAAACCGAAACATTATAAAATCGACCCGAAAAAAGTTGATTTGAGCTGGGTTGCAGGCAAAAACGAAGTGTATCATGCAGTACTTGATAGACTCAAAAATGGGGATAAAAGTAAATATGTGATTATTGATACAAGAAGTATGATAGAGATCATTGGTGAAAGAAAAATGGATAATGTTGCACGAGGCGGACATATTCCTACGGCAAAATTTATCGAATGGAAGAATATCACAGACTTTAAACGCAAGCTTAGCTTTAGAGACAAAAAAGAGTTAGAAAAACTTTTCAAAAAAATGGGCGTAACAAAAGATAAAACAATCTATGCATACTGCCAAGTTGGTACTGGTCGGGGATCTGATATCATCACAGCCCTTAAACTACTTGGATATCCAAATGCGAAAGTATATAGCGGAAGCTGGGATGAGTGGGGCAACGATATGAATTTACCTATTAGACGATAA
- the soxB gene encoding thiosulfohydrolase SoxB, whose translation MNINRRDFLHIAAALGLMGASGGKLHAAKRADEVTASDILDFDPVGKVTLLHICDMHAHLKPLYWREPSTLISAKNLVGTPGFLCGKAFMDFYGIKPNTLEAYFDTYLNFEELAKKFGKMGGVAHMKTIIDEVRRDRGKDNVLLLDSGDTWQGTAVALKTKGEAIVDAQNYLGVDVMVGHWEFTYGKERVMELLDKLNADFVSQNVVDNDPFSDTFEETVFKPYTIKEVGGAKIGIIGQSFPFTSTANPKRFTEGWSFGLRLDSLQGYVDELRKEKKVDCVVLLSHDGFSVDQEVARKVHGIDFILSGHTHDPGPKPITINGTTIIIAGSHGKFIGRLDIDIQKGRVKDFRYKLIPVASKLIPADKKGIELVDKWYRPYNKELNQVIGKTKGTLYKRDTFYSTFDALIGDAIRDTMDCEISFTPGYRWGTTLLPGDDILVDNVYEMTAITYPDVYTFELKGAKIATLLEDIADNVFNANPLYQQGGDMSRLGGVSYDIQISAPSGKRIRNLKINGKELDPDRNYVVSAWGGNLQNAGEHLREAKIKPVYDVVVDYVKRKGTVDISNKSNVNILDYDCGCPKKGGICS comes from the coding sequence ATGAATATCAATAGACGCGATTTTTTGCATATCGCTGCAGCTTTAGGATTGATGGGCGCAAGTGGTGGGAAACTCCATGCAGCAAAAAGAGCCGATGAGGTGACAGCAAGCGATATTTTGGATTTTGATCCTGTGGGGAAGGTGACACTGCTACATATATGTGATATGCACGCACATTTAAAGCCATTATACTGGAGGGAGCCATCAACACTTATCAGTGCAAAAAATCTTGTAGGAACACCAGGCTTTTTATGTGGAAAAGCTTTCATGGACTTTTACGGGATAAAGCCAAATACGTTGGAAGCCTATTTTGATACCTACCTCAATTTCGAAGAGTTAGCGAAAAAATTTGGGAAAATGGGTGGCGTGGCCCACATGAAAACCATTATTGACGAGGTTCGTCGTGACCGAGGTAAAGACAATGTGCTACTTTTAGATAGTGGCGATACCTGGCAAGGCACGGCAGTAGCTTTGAAAACAAAAGGAGAAGCCATCGTAGATGCGCAAAACTATCTTGGCGTTGATGTGATGGTTGGACACTGGGAATTTACCTATGGCAAAGAGCGGGTAATGGAGCTCCTTGACAAACTCAATGCCGATTTTGTGTCGCAAAATGTGGTAGACAATGACCCATTCAGTGATACATTCGAAGAAACTGTCTTTAAACCTTATACCATCAAAGAGGTAGGTGGAGCGAAGATCGGTATCATCGGTCAATCTTTTCCATTTACATCCACTGCAAATCCAAAACGATTTACCGAAGGATGGAGTTTTGGTCTGAGACTTGACTCACTGCAGGGCTATGTGGATGAACTGAGAAAAGAGAAAAAGGTCGATTGCGTTGTGCTTCTGAGTCACGATGGATTTAGTGTAGACCAAGAGGTGGCCAGGAAAGTGCATGGCATCGACTTTATCCTCAGTGGCCATACGCACGATCCTGGACCAAAACCGATCACTATTAATGGGACAACGATTATTATAGCAGGAAGCCATGGAAAATTTATAGGAAGACTCGATATCGATATTCAAAAAGGACGCGTGAAGGATTTTCGCTATAAGCTGATTCCTGTTGCATCAAAATTGATTCCAGCAGACAAAAAAGGAATCGAACTGGTTGACAAGTGGTACAGACCTTACAATAAAGAGTTAAATCAAGTTATTGGAAAGACAAAAGGAACGCTTTATAAGCGAGACACCTTCTATTCAACATTCGATGCACTCATAGGCGATGCGATTCGTGATACGATGGATTGTGAAATATCTTTTACGCCAGGATATCGATGGGGGACGACACTGTTGCCGGGTGACGATATTTTGGTAGACAATGTCTATGAGATGACTGCGATTACCTATCCGGATGTATACACATTTGAACTCAAGGGTGCAAAAATAGCAACACTTTTGGAAGATATCGCAGATAACGTATTTAATGCCAACCCACTCTACCAGCAAGGCGGTGATATGAGTCGGCTAGGTGGCGTGAGTTATGACATTCAGATATCTGCACCAAGTGGAAAGCGTATACGAAATCTAAAAATTAATGGAAAAGAGCTTGATCCAGACAGAAACTATGTAGTAAGTGCCTGGGGAGGGAACCTGCAAAATGCAGGTGAGCACCTAAGAGAAGCAAAAATCAAGCCAGTATACGATGTGGTAGTAGATTATGTCAAAAGAAAAGGAACGGTGGATATTTCCAACAAATCTAATGTGAATATCCTCGATTACGATTGTGGATGCCCTAAAAAGGGTGGAATCTGTTCATAA
- the soxY gene encoding thiosulfate oxidation carrier protein SoxY, whose translation MERRSFLKGLGAVPAIGLVGVSSVNLLADAKKSKPKGKNAISFKKALSVITDGKGAKESAKVKLTVPEIAENGAVVPVKVSVDEPIENVKSIHILSTKNSNARCADVFLSPRNGKAYFATRIKLSGTQEVVAVAVLKNGSAIMAKKPVKVTIGGCG comes from the coding sequence ATGGAAAGAAGAAGTTTTTTAAAAGGGTTAGGAGCCGTACCGGCAATAGGTCTTGTGGGCGTTAGCAGTGTCAATCTTTTGGCAGATGCAAAAAAAAGCAAACCAAAAGGAAAGAATGCCATTAGTTTTAAAAAGGCGCTTTCTGTAATTACTGATGGAAAGGGAGCCAAAGAGAGTGCAAAAGTGAAACTCACTGTTCCTGAAATCGCGGAAAATGGTGCGGTAGTTCCTGTAAAAGTGAGTGTGGACGAACCTATCGAAAATGTCAAATCGATTCATATTTTATCTACGAAAAACTCAAACGCAAGATGTGCGGATGTTTTCTTGAGTCCAAGAAACGGGAAAGCCTATTTTGCAACACGTATCAAACTGAGTGGAACACAAGAGGTCGTAGCAGTTGCTGTTTTGAAAAATGGAAGTGCGATTATGGCAAAAAAACCGGTAAAAGTAACTATCGGTGGATGTGGATAA
- a CDS encoding thioredoxin family protein, translating to MFYIALFFLSLPLLATQGYEVYKQRCASCHLEHVDVKTLQKNFLHDNTILHLKAPSINQISYRLKTKVGDPHGDKEFQKMEAIEFVKEYVKHPDRQNSICSKTVLEHFETMPAIKGISDEDLEKVAAWIYDQKSDVLPKKRGFDFDKILQQAKKENKIIILEATSPTCHYCRWMEKTTLKDKEVQKRLRQHFIFIPVDITKQKLPLGIEWNLTPSFIFITPKGKIIKTVPGAWEKEDFLKILDEVRK from the coding sequence ATGTTCTACATCGCGCTGTTCTTTTTATCGCTTCCTCTTTTAGCGACTCAAGGGTATGAGGTCTACAAACAAAGATGTGCCTCATGCCATCTTGAACATGTGGATGTAAAAACATTGCAGAAAAATTTTTTACATGACAATACTATTTTACATCTCAAAGCCCCCTCAATCAACCAGATCTCCTATAGACTCAAAACGAAGGTAGGAGATCCCCATGGGGACAAAGAGTTCCAAAAAATGGAAGCGATAGAGTTTGTCAAAGAGTATGTGAAACATCCTGACAGACAAAACTCTATCTGTTCTAAAACGGTGTTGGAACACTTTGAAACGATGCCAGCTATCAAAGGTATCAGCGATGAGGATTTGGAAAAAGTAGCTGCATGGATATATGATCAAAAAAGTGACGTATTGCCGAAAAAAAGAGGATTTGATTTTGACAAAATTTTGCAACAAGCAAAAAAAGAAAATAAAATCATCATTCTTGAAGCAACTTCTCCAACGTGTCACTACTGTAGATGGATGGAGAAGACGACACTCAAAGATAAAGAGGTGCAAAAGAGATTACGTCAACATTTCATATTTATCCCAGTGGATATAACAAAACAGAAACTTCCATTGGGTATAGAGTGGAATCTTACACCCAGTTTTATCTTTATAACGCCTAAGGGGAAGATTATAAAAACAGTTCCTGGAGCTTGGGAAAAAGAGGATTTTTTGAAGATACTTGATGAGGTGCGAAAATGA
- a CDS encoding OprD family outer membrane porin — translation MKLLKLSLAAAVCIAGATATTAMAKEKRSLKGNMTLKYNVLPGEANSLSEMFTKGEWYGRLRFNSFLWDWDTEDYLTGGKKKDNWAIGIGGSFEYKTAYWNGFGATAALYTSQNPWHMDKNEVGYVKAGKDTFSRYKVKTEGTFGMTVLAQAYLEYKRNKTSLKVGRQIFESMLTKSNDTKMIPNTFEGYSLTSKYFSGTTIKLAYFLKQKLRDHTSFHDVITFKDANGESWANNDDSAVNKALSYANFVAAGKDPNHDLIVAEIANKSLIPNLKLKLNYTTVPEVVALGAIEAHYKIPVGNYNLVPGFRYIKQWDRGADDIGALGVAVANLKGKSAGYDDPYSVDSSVWMARLDLKAKNKMWWARVGYSKVADDADIIAPWRGFPTGGFTRAMAQYNWYANTKTWMVRGVVNFDKAGLVPGLKASLRYAMQDFDDNKAGVQADSNIVHLDLVEKVKSIPGLYLKFRTGIVNGDDNTYDINGKLKADPSYNEYRFEINYLF, via the coding sequence ATGAAACTATTGAAATTAAGCTTAGCAGCGGCGGTATGTATAGCAGGAGCGACAGCAACAACTGCAATGGCGAAAGAGAAACGATCTCTCAAAGGAAACATGACACTTAAATACAATGTTTTGCCAGGTGAGGCAAATAGTTTAAGTGAAATGTTTACGAAAGGTGAATGGTACGGAAGATTACGGTTCAACTCGTTTCTTTGGGATTGGGATACAGAGGATTATTTAACCGGTGGTAAAAAGAAGGATAACTGGGCAATAGGAATCGGTGGAAGTTTCGAGTATAAAACGGCGTACTGGAACGGATTTGGAGCCACTGCAGCTTTGTATACATCTCAAAATCCATGGCATATGGATAAAAATGAGGTAGGGTATGTTAAAGCTGGAAAAGATACATTTTCAAGGTATAAGGTTAAAACGGAAGGTACATTTGGCATGACGGTTTTGGCCCAAGCATATCTTGAGTATAAGCGAAACAAAACAAGTCTCAAAGTTGGACGCCAAATTTTTGAAAGTATGCTTACAAAAAGTAACGATACGAAAATGATCCCAAATACCTTTGAAGGATACAGCCTCACAAGCAAATATTTCAGTGGTACGACTATCAAGTTAGCATACTTTTTAAAGCAAAAGCTAAGAGATCATACCTCTTTTCACGATGTAATCACTTTTAAAGATGCAAATGGTGAGAGTTGGGCAAACAACGATGACAGTGCAGTGAATAAAGCCTTGAGTTATGCCAATTTCGTTGCTGCTGGAAAAGATCCAAATCATGACTTGATCGTTGCTGAAATTGCAAACAAAAGTCTCATTCCAAATCTAAAACTGAAACTCAACTATACGACTGTTCCAGAAGTTGTGGCACTTGGTGCGATTGAAGCGCACTACAAGATACCTGTAGGTAACTATAACCTTGTGCCCGGTTTTCGATATATCAAGCAATGGGATAGAGGTGCAGATGATATCGGTGCTCTTGGTGTCGCAGTAGCAAACTTGAAAGGAAAAAGTGCAGGATACGATGATCCATACAGTGTCGACAGCTCTGTTTGGATGGCACGCCTTGATCTGAAAGCCAAAAACAAAATGTGGTGGGCAAGGGTTGGTTACTCGAAGGTAGCGGATGATGCAGATATCATCGCTCCATGGAGAGGTTTCCCAACAGGCGGCTTTACAAGAGCGATGGCACAATACAACTGGTATGCCAATACCAAAACATGGATGGTCCGAGGTGTTGTCAATTTTGACAAAGCGGGTCTCGTTCCTGGACTCAAGGCAAGCCTACGATATGCCATGCAAGATTTTGATGATAATAAGGCAGGAGTACAAGCAGATAGCAACATCGTTCATCTGGATCTTGTTGAGAAAGTCAAATCCATTCCTGGTCTCTATCTCAAGTTTAGAACAGGTATAGTAAATGGAGATGATAATACATATGATATCAATGGAAAACTCAAAGCTGATCCATCCTATAACGAATATCGATTTGAGATCAACTATCTGTTCTAA
- the soxX gene encoding sulfur oxidation c-type cytochrome SoxX codes for MKKGLIAVVLSSLVLTGLSAKDYKSAIESPDATKILEKDKLPPPKKYTMPKDCITKDPLAIARGKFMFHNLNGKKAKQAPPTGLTRYVVVNGKKKPKQYGNCVACHNIEGAVGPGNVGPDLHNYKKLFIDTGVRSYQHVYQQIADPRVFNPTTHMTVNLTTKLFTPKEICEITSYVVSEKKEK; via the coding sequence ATGAAAAAGGGTTTGATTGCAGTGGTACTCTCCTCTTTAGTGCTTACTGGTCTAAGTGCGAAAGATTACAAAAGTGCCATTGAGTCGCCTGATGCGACGAAAATTTTGGAGAAGGATAAGTTACCCCCTCCAAAAAAATACACCATGCCAAAGGACTGTATTACAAAAGATCCTTTGGCAATCGCTCGTGGGAAGTTTATGTTCCATAATCTCAATGGGAAAAAGGCGAAGCAGGCTCCTCCTACTGGACTGACTCGATATGTGGTTGTCAATGGGAAGAAAAAGCCGAAGCAGTATGGCAACTGTGTTGCTTGTCACAACATCGAAGGTGCTGTAGGACCCGGAAATGTCGGTCCAGATTTGCACAACTATAAAAAACTTTTTATCGATACAGGTGTGCGAAGTTATCAACATGTCTACCAACAGATTGCCGATCCAAGAGTTTTCAATCCGACGACGCATATGACTGTCAATTTGACAACAAAACTTTTTACACCAAAAGAGATTTGTGAAATTACATCCTATGTAGTGAGTGAGAAAAAGGAGAAATAA
- a CDS encoding DsrE family protein, whose amino-acid sequence MRALMGLFLFLSFLVADTEFAKPEPSIDNPRKIVFPITKGDDESINHVLSSANNVMKFYGPEKVMIAIICYSKGIRTLLKKEKKIAARVRSLMTYDVEFIACGNTMRTKNIKKEDLIEGVEIVTAGIVELVERDLKGWIYIRP is encoded by the coding sequence ATGAGAGCGCTCATGGGGCTATTTCTATTTTTATCTTTTCTGGTTGCAGATACGGAATTTGCTAAGCCAGAACCTAGCATTGACAATCCAAGAAAGATTGTCTTTCCTATTACCAAAGGGGATGATGAATCGATCAATCATGTTTTAAGTTCAGCCAATAACGTGATGAAGTTTTATGGACCAGAAAAGGTAATGATAGCGATTATCTGCTATTCAAAAGGTATTCGTACGCTTCTGAAAAAAGAGAAGAAGATTGCTGCAAGAGTGCGAAGCCTCATGACATATGATGTGGAGTTCATCGCCTGTGGCAATACGATGCGAACAAAAAATATAAAAAAAGAGGATCTCATCGAAGGGGTAGAGATTGTTACTGCCGGTATAGTGGAGTTGGTGGAACGAGACCTCAAAGGCTGGATCTATATACGACCATGA